Proteins encoded by one window of Saprospiraceae bacterium:
- a CDS encoding caspase family protein, with product MYGVITQKAPHPVSYSPRFRLRYKLLLVIVPLYFNLQGQRPEVVVQQGHNADISTICFSPNGEYILTGSYDGTAKLWDRFGRELVTFAGHIAPILALDFSPDGQRVVTGGKDRKAIVWSISGKQLYSLSHSSDVQAVAFSPDGKWILTGARGLRLWNQKQQLVLEVAKYQAIYSVAFTPDGKQLLSGSGGEVVLWDRKGKAVQMYEGTKGVRRVAISEDGTKVLAQGHQVVVWQRDGHQLVKIAEHWRGMGIESVAFSRNGKHILTSYEDGSALMWNSHGRWVQHFKGGETPLWALAFSPDANTIATGGQDGIVRLWNKHGEQWQSLDGYRNFISSASFSPDGHSILLGMQDKTARMLDLSGRGQLSFVGHEKPVWSVAISPDGHTIATGSSDGTARLWDSSGKELKSLDGHRGRISSLVFSPDGNSILTACGDYGEFGSVSQDTVIRIWKLDGDLRSTLEGHRDVIFGLSFSPNGGHLLSTSADRSLIKWNHEGKIEQKFDFTDMAFSVTYSPVNDNFLIGNGYGPSQLMDSAGQTIARLPGHTAPVFSVAFSPDGSKLLTASYDGIANIWTNTGEHLHKLTGHSREISSAVFSPDGKLVLTGGVDGVAKVWDAASGALLLNCISFSSGTDDWLIINAEGYYMGSTKISKYIHSKIGSELHAFEQFDLRLNRPDKVLETMLEYGADSILMEQYRQAYLKRLKKNGFTEVMVSQDYHVPSVSILNRADIPETVIDEELVLQLQAYDRHQLLDRLQVFVNDVPLYGSKGLDLQSLKTKRITKDIIIPLSSGKNKIQVSVMNRAGAESLLSTVFTNRRVPQWKYKADLYVLSLGVSEYESPGADLNYAAKDAQDLAHLFQSATGFDKIHLKTLTDEQVNREEVLGLRGWLEKTRVDDQVIVFVSGHGVLDKDYNFYFATPDIDFLNPSKEGIPYEDLEGLLDGIPARKKLLLIDACHSGEIDKEDVVFIQEENTIQGKVSFRNFGTNMGTKQVGIQTSFDLMQRLFVNLRRGTGASVISSASGVEFAIEGEKWKNGVFTYSLLEGLRHKSADLNGDGQVMVSELQSFVSKEVASLTQGQQQPTYRMENISNDWRIW from the coding sequence ATGTACGGAGTGATTACACAAAAGGCACCACATCCTGTTTCCTATTCTCCCCGCTTTAGACTCAGGTATAAGCTCCTGCTGGTAATAGTTCCTCTATATTTCAACCTCCAGGGCCAGAGGCCGGAAGTGGTTGTCCAGCAAGGGCATAATGCAGATATCTCAACCATTTGCTTTTCCCCAAATGGTGAATATATCTTGACCGGCAGTTATGATGGAACTGCAAAGCTGTGGGACCGCTTTGGGCGTGAACTGGTCACATTCGCTGGCCATATAGCACCTATTCTAGCCCTTGATTTTTCTCCTGATGGGCAACGTGTAGTAACAGGCGGGAAAGATCGTAAGGCCATCGTGTGGTCTATTTCTGGGAAACAACTGTATAGTTTGTCCCATAGCTCAGATGTACAGGCAGTAGCTTTTTCTCCTGATGGGAAATGGATCTTGACGGGTGCAAGAGGTCTGCGGCTATGGAACCAAAAGCAGCAGCTAGTATTAGAAGTTGCTAAATACCAGGCCATATATTCGGTAGCATTCACTCCTGATGGTAAGCAACTGTTGAGTGGCTCGGGAGGTGAGGTGGTCTTGTGGGATAGGAAGGGAAAAGCAGTACAAATGTACGAAGGAACAAAGGGTGTCAGAAGGGTAGCCATTTCTGAAGATGGTACCAAGGTATTGGCTCAGGGCCATCAGGTTGTCGTTTGGCAAAGAGACGGTCATCAATTGGTTAAAATTGCTGAGCACTGGAGGGGAATGGGCATAGAATCGGTGGCTTTTAGTAGGAATGGAAAACATATTCTGACATCTTACGAAGATGGTTCCGCCTTGATGTGGAATTCACATGGCCGATGGGTACAACATTTTAAGGGTGGAGAAACCCCTCTTTGGGCTTTGGCTTTTTCACCAGATGCTAACACTATTGCTACGGGAGGTCAGGATGGGATAGTTAGGTTATGGAATAAACACGGCGAACAATGGCAGTCCTTGGACGGCTACCGCAATTTCATTAGCTCAGCATCCTTTTCGCCAGATGGCCATTCGATTCTGTTAGGTATGCAGGATAAAACAGCAAGAATGCTCGATTTATCAGGAAGAGGCCAGCTAAGCTTTGTAGGACATGAAAAGCCAGTTTGGTCCGTAGCTATAAGCCCGGATGGCCATACCATTGCCACGGGTAGTTCGGATGGGACAGCCCGCTTATGGGATAGCAGCGGAAAGGAATTGAAGTCGCTAGATGGTCATCGGGGCCGGATTAGCAGCCTGGTTTTTTCTCCAGATGGTAATTCCATTTTGACAGCATGTGGCGATTACGGTGAATTCGGTTCCGTTTCACAAGATACTGTTATTCGCATTTGGAAGCTAGACGGAGACTTACGTAGTACATTAGAAGGACACCGTGATGTAATCTTTGGCCTAAGTTTTTCACCCAATGGTGGTCATCTGTTGAGTACAAGTGCTGATCGAAGCTTGATCAAATGGAATCACGAGGGTAAAATCGAGCAAAAATTTGATTTCACAGATATGGCTTTCTCGGTGACTTATTCTCCAGTAAATGATAACTTCTTGATCGGAAATGGTTATGGTCCGTCACAACTGATGGATTCGGCAGGGCAAACTATTGCACGGCTGCCGGGACATACTGCCCCAGTATTCTCTGTTGCTTTTTCGCCAGATGGTTCAAAACTATTGACTGCTAGTTACGATGGAATAGCCAATATCTGGACAAATACAGGGGAACACCTACATAAACTGACGGGACACAGCAGGGAAATTTCTTCGGCTGTATTTTCGCCAGATGGAAAATTAGTACTCACCGGAGGCGTCGACGGAGTTGCCAAAGTTTGGGATGCAGCTTCAGGAGCATTGCTCCTGAATTGCATAAGCTTCTCTAGTGGAACCGATGACTGGCTTATTATTAATGCAGAAGGCTACTACATGGGATCCACAAAGATTTCGAAGTATATCCATTCCAAAATTGGTTCCGAATTACATGCCTTTGAGCAATTCGACCTTCGTCTAAATCGCCCGGATAAGGTATTGGAGACGATGCTGGAGTACGGAGCGGACTCCATATTGATGGAACAATATCGACAAGCCTATCTAAAGCGGCTCAAAAAAAATGGCTTCACCGAAGTAATGGTTTCCCAAGATTATCATGTTCCCTCTGTTAGCATTTTGAATAGGGCAGATATCCCTGAAACTGTCATTGATGAAGAATTAGTATTACAGCTTCAGGCCTATGATAGGCATCAACTATTGGATCGTTTACAAGTGTTCGTGAATGACGTACCACTATATGGGAGCAAAGGTCTGGATCTGCAATCACTTAAAACCAAGCGAATTACAAAGGACATTATTATCCCCTTGTCTAGCGGCAAGAACAAGATTCAGGTGTCGGTCATGAATCGTGCTGGGGCCGAATCTTTGTTGTCTACTGTCTTTACAAACCGTCGAGTACCACAATGGAAATATAAAGCCGATCTATACGTACTCTCTCTAGGTGTTTCGGAGTACGAAAGTCCGGGGGCAGATCTTAATTATGCGGCCAAAGATGCACAGGATTTGGCCCACCTATTTCAATCAGCTACTGGCTTCGACAAAATACACCTGAAAACGCTGACTGATGAACAGGTGAACCGAGAAGAAGTATTGGGTTTACGAGGCTGGCTTGAAAAAACCCGGGTCGATGATCAGGTGATAGTTTTTGTTTCCGGACATGGAGTGTTGGACAAAGACTATAATTTCTACTTTGCTACGCCTGACATAGACTTTCTGAACCCTTCCAAAGAAGGTATCCCATACGAAGACTTAGAAGGCTTACTCGACGGGATTCCGGCTCGAAAAAAATTGCTGTTAATTGATGCTTGCCATTCGGGTGAAATAGATAAAGAAGATGTTGTGTTTATCCAGGAGGAAAACACGATCCAGGGAAAAGTAAGCTTTCGAAACTTTGGTACTAACATGGGTACAAAGCAAGTTGGTATACAGACGTCCTTTGATCTTATGCAACGTCTCTTTGTCAATCTTCGGCGAGGTACGGGAGCTTCCGTGATTTCCAGTGCTAGTGGGGTAGAATTCGCCATTGAAGGAGAAAAATGGAAGAATGGAGTCTTTACCTATTCCTTATTGGAAGGCTTGCGACATAAATCGGCTGACCTGAACGGGGATGGCCAGGTCATGGTTTCTGAATTGCAGTCCTTTGTCAGCAAAGAAGTAGCCTCACTGACTCAGGGACAACAGCAGCCGACTTACCGGATGGAAAACATCAGTAACGATTGGCGAATCTGGTAG
- a CDS encoding RICIN domain-containing protein, translating to MATPINTQLGNPLTKPTKYSHGEAIFHERGIAYYLDTRRATPYVFQFQLPLLGNPDLVQPDTDRIAFALQVRLPDHSAIGRFPVLAELCQDRFYVREIGSSRRIPIHLKEGTDDRSVTGYVINHFYLPEETVLKDRQLFDLQFRNDDGTFYGLSPHFLYTCSSWKDFGLIHATDIHVSKRVDTFKSRLMQAWEKEQDPHFKKERDQLWEGIQAFNNWNDRFRDLIRYANRLHERGQLDGIIATGDLVDYLFEEGEDQQGGGNFAFFRDLILGRSPYPDGSQQQEELQVPIFTTLGNHDYRPNPYPLVMDLEIGGVGVHTLRQYGNFNLTESDAIVLHHGAIFKPPQDAKFPSDGKPEMGALKALDLIEIRNPDWYDQYICPQKSYVVRMGENRLIMLDSGPDTGYPEDIWEAIKMAFTGDTEDLSTATSAPNTRGYSKYQNDLVRKTLEEAKDGLVIIGTHSPPINTRGTEYPYYFRETQHESADVWQVAYYLRHPHWLNQERIQQGDKFVLEQLQKRFPDWPFDKTRYFKTGKHENQLDFGVSRGEAQAFLEIAAGKDQDRPVDLILFGHVHTRVEMRIKWNTAVPNGRMEYYFDFYTENPDQYYPSQIFSHSKKQRETVNIEIQRSAQLQGLPVVRENVYGKQEKYLSIPPFADPLSTSRNPRGWWEQYRPIFMQSAPLGPADNNQRKREDGLLPKPNFQGCKYIRVENNVIKEIKQVSTYAMRAWLPTPGKSYFLVSKASQLYLNVKGGGREAGTGVWQYYHTGSRAQSWQFEETPWQDHFFIKSDLNGLYLTKSNLDLKAIPGVPVVHLPKAAPTDSLTYYSQIWQIIPTDDGYFNLHSIFTGNLDVTGAGRTVRTLVQVYGENQGPAQRWKIKEVPKTNSTSPPRPKKQEWLQPLLQIIMQS from the coding sequence ATGGCAACACCTATTAATACCCAATTAGGCAACCCACTAACCAAGCCCACGAAATATTCGCATGGAGAAGCCATCTTCCACGAAAGAGGTATAGCGTACTATCTCGACACGAGACGTGCAACGCCCTATGTCTTCCAATTTCAGTTACCCCTACTCGGGAATCCCGATCTTGTCCAACCGGATACCGATCGAATAGCGTTTGCGCTGCAGGTACGACTTCCAGATCATAGTGCCATTGGCCGATTCCCGGTACTTGCTGAACTATGTCAAGACCGTTTTTATGTAAGAGAAATTGGCAGTAGCCGACGCATTCCCATTCATCTCAAAGAGGGAACAGATGATCGCAGCGTAACGGGTTACGTGATCAACCACTTCTATCTCCCAGAAGAAACCGTATTGAAAGATAGACAATTGTTTGACTTACAATTTCGGAATGATGATGGCACTTTCTACGGTTTATCTCCCCATTTCCTATATACGTGCTCATCCTGGAAAGATTTTGGGCTGATCCATGCCACGGACATTCACGTATCCAAAAGAGTGGACACCTTCAAATCTCGACTGATGCAAGCCTGGGAAAAAGAACAGGATCCCCATTTCAAAAAAGAACGGGACCAACTGTGGGAAGGGATCCAGGCATTCAATAATTGGAATGATCGTTTCCGGGACCTGATCCGTTACGCTAACCGGCTACATGAACGCGGTCAATTGGATGGGATCATAGCGACGGGAGATCTTGTCGATTACCTCTTTGAGGAAGGTGAAGATCAGCAAGGGGGTGGGAATTTTGCCTTTTTCAGGGATCTCATATTGGGACGGTCGCCCTATCCGGACGGTAGTCAACAGCAAGAGGAATTACAAGTTCCCATCTTCACCACCTTGGGCAACCACGACTATCGTCCTAATCCTTATCCATTGGTAATGGATCTGGAAATCGGAGGTGTCGGTGTGCACACCCTCCGGCAATATGGTAATTTTAATCTAACTGAATCGGATGCCATAGTTCTACATCATGGAGCAATCTTCAAGCCACCGCAAGATGCTAAGTTTCCGTCCGATGGCAAACCCGAAATGGGTGCCTTAAAAGCCCTTGATCTCATAGAAATACGCAATCCAGACTGGTATGATCAATATATCTGTCCACAAAAATCCTACGTGGTACGGATGGGGGAGAATCGCTTAATTATGCTGGACAGTGGACCTGACACTGGCTATCCAGAAGATATCTGGGAGGCTATTAAAATGGCCTTTACCGGCGATACCGAAGACCTTAGTACGGCTACCAGTGCACCCAATACCAGAGGCTACAGCAAATATCAGAATGATCTAGTCCGAAAGACGCTGGAAGAAGCAAAGGACGGCCTGGTGATTATCGGCACCCATAGCCCCCCTATCAATACTAGGGGTACAGAATACCCCTATTATTTCAGAGAAACGCAGCATGAGTCCGCAGACGTTTGGCAGGTAGCTTACTACCTTCGTCATCCACATTGGCTAAATCAGGAACGAATCCAACAGGGAGATAAATTCGTCCTAGAGCAACTGCAAAAACGCTTCCCGGATTGGCCCTTCGACAAAACCAGGTATTTCAAGACGGGTAAGCACGAGAACCAATTGGATTTTGGGGTATCTAGAGGAGAAGCCCAGGCCTTCCTGGAAATAGCAGCAGGTAAGGATCAAGACCGCCCAGTCGACCTGATCTTGTTTGGCCATGTACATACCCGTGTAGAAATGAGAATAAAGTGGAATACAGCGGTACCAAATGGAAGAATGGAATACTATTTTGATTTTTACACGGAAAACCCGGATCAATATTATCCTTCCCAGATATTTTCGCATAGCAAAAAACAACGAGAAACCGTTAATATTGAAATTCAGCGTTCTGCCCAGTTACAGGGTTTGCCAGTGGTCAGAGAAAACGTTTACGGAAAACAGGAAAAATATTTGAGTATTCCGCCATTTGCAGATCCACTATCGACCAGTCGTAACCCAAGAGGCTGGTGGGAGCAGTACAGACCAATTTTTATGCAAAGCGCTCCTTTAGGACCTGCTGACAACAATCAAAGGAAAAGAGAGGATGGGCTACTACCCAAACCTAACTTTCAAGGATGCAAATATATCCGAGTAGAAAATAATGTAATAAAAGAGATCAAACAGGTGTCCACCTATGCCATGCGAGCTTGGCTGCCCACTCCAGGAAAATCCTATTTCTTGGTATCCAAGGCTAGTCAACTGTATCTCAATGTAAAAGGAGGAGGCAGGGAAGCTGGTACAGGGGTATGGCAGTATTACCATACGGGGTCCAGGGCACAATCGTGGCAATTTGAAGAGACGCCTTGGCAGGATCATTTCTTTATCAAATCTGATTTGAATGGACTCTATCTCACGAAGAGTAACCTGGATTTGAAGGCAATTCCAGGTGTGCCCGTTGTACATTTACCTAAGGCCGCCCCTACAGATTCCCTGACCTACTATTCGCAAATCTGGCAAATTATTCCGACAGACGATGGCTACTTCAATCTACATAGCATCTTCACTGGCAACCTAGATGTTACAGGGGCTGGTCGGACTGTACGTACCCTCGTGCAAGTGTACGGAGAGAACCAGGGACCTGCTCAGCGGTGGAAGATTAAGGAAGTGCCGAAAACAAATAGCACTTCTCCACCTCGACCAAAGAAACAAGAGTGGTTGCAGCCCCTTTTACAAATAATCATGCAGTCCTAA